A genomic stretch from Sphaerodactylus townsendi isolate TG3544 linkage group LG15, MPM_Stown_v2.3, whole genome shotgun sequence includes:
- the LOC125444907 gene encoding gasdermin-A-like, translating into MFHEATKSLIKQMGPEEDFIPVRCPADHKHFRVLYLVQRNSKTPWWRKNHYYKTDYKLSDVLLPGQHTAKLDICDSDTFTIMDHVDGKLEGDVGVATDLGTLKLTSSASTSHARTVKVKKRHVSSQVLDSLDGSSKINLNHALIKQSEKFQKNLYLITETIEATEATEFRESNKTEGNILAELRVKMKFTGIHDSKKAVIIPKDCTLAFRVKRLLIREGSLASALFPEDTRETFRTGRPELQELVDNLQDSTGAICQDIAEPVLYFLQALDELPRSEMLLLEESVERKIVPKQTALVQHILENGFSHKKGRLIDAQKVSSFIEDELDITEAMIKLSGATVQRNGASLAVTGTPDAFLALGSLYVALYVLSLLSK; encoded by the exons ATGTTCCACGAGGCTACAAAATCATTGATTAAACAAATGGGTCCAGAAGAAGACTTCATCCCAGTCCGCTGCCCTGCAGACCACAAACATTTCAGAGTTCTGTACCTGGTCCAAAGGAACAGCAAGACCCCATGGTGGCGGAAGAACCATTACTATAAAACTGATTACAAGCTAAGCGATGTACTCTTGCCAGGGCAGCACACTGCAAAACTAG ATATCTGCGATTCAGATACATTCACCATCATGGACCACGTGGATGGAAAATTGGAGGGGGATGTGGGTGTGGCTACTGACTTGGGAACCTTGAAACTGACAAGCAGTGCCAGCACGTCTCATGCAAGAACTGTGAAAGTGAAAAAGAGGCACGTCAGTTCTCAAGTTCTCGATTCTCTAGATGGAAGCAG TAAAATCAACTTGAACCATGCGCTTATTAAGCAATCAGAGAAGTTCCAAAAGAATCTGTATTTGATCACTGAGACTATCGAAGCTACGGAAGCAACTGAGTTTAGGGAATCCAACAAAACAGAAGGCAACATCCTCGCTGAACTCCGTGTCAAAATGAAATTTACG GGTATCCATGACAGCAAGAAAGCAGTAATCATCCCAAAGGACTGCACCCTGGCATTCAGAGTAAAACGGCTACTAATCAGAGAAGGATCCTTAG cCAGTGCACTCTTTCCAGAAGACACAAGAGAAACTTTTC ggactggcagGCCAGAGCTGCAAGAATTAGTGGACAACTTACAAGATTCCACTGGAGCCATTTGCCAAGACATCGCTGAACCTGTCCTGTACTTTCTTCAAGCTCTGGATG aaTTGCCAAGATCTGAGATGTTGCTTCTGGAGGAATCTGTGGAGAGGAAAATTGTGCCCAAGCAAACTGCACTG GTACAACACATTCTAGAAAATGGTTTCAGCCACAAAAAAGGAAGACTTATAGATGCCCAGAAAGTCTCTTCTTTCATTGAAGATGAGCTGGATATTACTGAAGCTATGATCAAGTTAAGTGGAGCAACAGTCCAAAGAAATGGAGCTAGTCTTGCTGTGACTGGAACCCCTGATGCTTTTTTGGCCCTCGGTTCATTGTATGTTGCTCTGTATGTGCTGAGTCTTCTCTCCAAATGA